A single genomic interval of Vulpes lagopus strain Blue_001 chromosome 19, ASM1834538v1, whole genome shotgun sequence harbors:
- the ZBTB38 gene encoding zinc finger and BTB domain-containing protein 38 isoform X2, which produces MTVMSLSRDLKDDLHSDTVLSILNEQRIRGILCDVTIIVEDTKFKAHSNVLAASSLYFKNIFWSHTICISSHVLELDDLKAEVFTEILNYIYSSTVVVKRQETVTDLAAAGKKLGISFLEDLTDRNFSNSPGPYVFCITEKGVVKEEKNEKRHEEPAITNGPRITNAFSIIETENSNNMFSPLDLRASFKKVSDSMRSTSLCLERTDVCHEAEPVRTLAEHSYAVSSVAEAYRNPPVREHDSSSPAKTGKENGEALAGKPKTCRKPKTVSIPQDSESAAENTPPPPVASLEVNQERSPQPAAILPPSKSNNEGDGRFSKEDENKSSDMPGPPAVEVPPLVYNCSCCSKSFDSSTLLSAHMQLHKPTQEPLVCKYCNKQFSTLNRLDRHEQICMRSSHMPVPGGNQRFLENYPTIGQNGSSFTGPEPLLSENRIGEFSGPGSTLPETDHMVKFVNGQMLYSCVVCKRSYVTLSSLRRHANVHSWRRTYPCHYCNKVFALAEYRTRHEIWHTGERRYQCIFCLETFMTYYILKNHQKSFHAIDHRLSISKKTANGGLKPSVYPYKLYRLLPMKCKRAPYKSYRNSSYENARENSQMNESAPGPYVIQNTHSSELPTLSFQDRINTLTHGSAVPLETSVRQEVPASANAQSTEGTKWGEEALKVDLDNNFYSTEVSVSSTENAVSSNLPVGDGPVSSLSNGSENAASVISYSGSAPSVIVHSSQFSSVIMHSNAVAAMSSSSHRAPTDPAASQALKDDRRLEPDKAGRAVSRPKSVKEKKKTVPCNKAEVAEEPKYSADPGGSLSKTTSMKETSKIETYIAKPALPGTSTNSNVAPLCQITVKIGNEAIVKRHILGSKLFYKRGRRPKYQMEEEALPQESDPETNRDSPLGLCQSECVEMNEMFDDASDQDSTDKPWRPYYNYKPKKKSRQLRKMRKVNWKKEHENRSPSTQCRYPAEPDRAVAKAPQEKAFEEEENKEMPKLQCELCDGDKASGAGSQGRPHRHLTARPYACELCAKQFQSPSTLKMHMRCHTGEKPYPCKTCGRRFSVQGNLQKHERIHLGVKEFICQYCNKAFTLNETLKIHERIHTGEKRYHCQFCFQSFLYLSTKRNHEQRHIWEHDGKGYACFQCPKICKTAAALGMHQKKHLFKSPSQREKVEGDMCQENSNPLENAHVNDSEDSDQKDNIQTIVENVL; this is translated from the coding sequence ATGACAGTCATGTCCCTTTCCAGGGACCTCAAGGACGACTTGCACAGTGACACAGTGCTCTCCATCTTAAATGAGCAGCGCATTCGGGGCATTTTATGTGATGTCACCATTATTGTGGAAGACACCAAATTTAAAGCCCACAGCAATGTCCTAGCTGCTTCAAgcctttatttcaaaaatatcttttggaGCCATACAATCTGTATCTCCAGCCATGTCCTGGAACTGGATGATCTCAAAGCTGAAGTGTTTacagaaattcttaattatatCTACAGCTCCACAGTTGTCGTCAAGAGACAGGAAACAGTCACCGATCTTGCAGCTGCAGGAAAGAAGCTGGGAATATCCTTCTTGGAGGATCTTACTGATCGCAACTTCTCAAATTCCCCTGGTCCCTATGTATTTTGCATTACTGAAAAAGGAgtggttaaagaagaaaaaaatgaaaaaaggcatGAAGAACCTGCGATCACCAATGGGCCAAGGATCACAAATGCATTTTCCATCATTGAAACAGAAAATAGTAATAACATGTTTTCTCCACTGGACTTGAGGGCGAGCTTTAAAAAGGTCTCCGACTCCATGAGAAGCACTAGCCTTTGCCTGGAGAGGACTGACGTGTGCCACGAGGCGGAGCCCGTCCGCACCCTAGCTGAGCACTCGTACGCCGTTTCTTCCGTGGCCGAGGCCTACAGAAATCCGCCTGTACGTGAGCATGACAGCAGTTCCCCTGCTAAGACAGGTAAAGAAAATGGTGAAGCTCTTGCAGGAAAGCCGAAAACATGCCGGAAGCCAAAGACAGTCTCCATACCCCAGGATTCTGAGTCAGCTGCAGAAAACACACCACCCCCTCCAGTAGCCAGCTTAGAGGTTAATCAAGAAAGAAGTCCACAGCCAGCTGCAATTCTTCCTCCTTCCAAATCTAACAACGAAGGAGATGGCCGTTTTTCCAAGGAAGATGAAAATAAGTCCTCTGACATGCCTGGGCCACCGGCTGTGGAGGTCCCACCTCTCGTTTACAATTGCAGCTGTTGTTCCAAATCCTTTGACAGTAGCACTTTGCTCAGTGCCCACATGCAGCTTCACAAGCCGACCCAGGAGCCGTTAGTGTGCAAATACTGCAACAAGCAGTTCAGCACTTTGAACAGACTGGATCGGCATGAGCAGATTTGTATGAGGTCAAGCCACATGCCGGTTCCTGGGGGAAATCAACGCTTTCTAGAAAACTATCCTACCATTGGACAGAATGGAAGTTCATTCACAGGTCCAGAACCCCTATTATCTGAAAATAGGATTGGTGAATTTTCCGGTCCTGGAAGTACCTTGCCAGAAACGGACCACATGGTTAAATTTGTTAACGGGCAAATGCTCTACAGTTGTGTTGTATGCAAACGTAGTTATGTGACTTTATCCAGCCTCCGAAGACATGCAAACGTTCACTCCTGGAGAAGAACATATCCTTGTCATTACTGCAACAAAGTATTTGCATTGGCGGAGTACAGGACAAGACATGAAATTTGGCACACGGGAGAAAGGCGCTATCAGTGCATTTTCTGCCTTGAAACTTTCATGACCTACTATATTCTCAAAAACCATCAGAAGTCTTTCCATGCCATAGATCACAGACTTTCCATCAgtaaaaaaacagcaaatggaggCCTGAAGCCTAGTGTCTATCCATATAAACTTTACAGGCTACTGCCTATGAAATGCAAGAGGGCTCCTTATAAAAGCTACCGAAACTCTTCCTATGAAAATGCCCGGGAAAACAGTCAGATGAACGAGTCTGCACCTGGTCCCTATGTGATTCAGAACACACACAGCTCCGAGTTACCGACCTTGAGTTTCCAAGACCGCATCAACACCTTGACCCATGGTTCGGCTGTCCCCTTGGAAACATCTGTACGTCAGGAGGTCCCGGCTTCTGCCAACGCACAGAGCACAGAGGGGACCAAATGGGGGGAGGAGGCACTGAAAGTTGATCTGGACAATAACTTTTATTCCACGGAGGTGTCCGTTTCTTCCACTGAAAACGCGGTGAGCTCCAACCTCCCGGTAGGGGACGGGCCTGTTTCATCTCTGAGTAACGGCAGTGAGAACGCGGCCTCCGTGATCAGCTACAGCGGCTCGGCTCCGTCGGTCATCGTGCACAGTAGCCAGTTCTCATCAGTGATCATGCACAGCAACGCCGTTGCTGCCAtgagcagcagcagccacagagCCCCCACGGACCCGGCTGCCAGTCAGGCCCTGAAGGATGACCGCAGACTCGAGCCCGATAAAGCTGGCAGAGCTGTCAGCCGACCCAAAAGcgttaaggagaaaaagaaaaccgtGCCGTGTAACAAGGCAGAAGTAGCCGAGGAGCCAAAGTACAGTGCTGATCCCGGAGGGTCGTTGAGCAAAACCACAAGCATGAAAGAAACCAGTAAAATTGAGACCTACATTGCAAAGCCCGCTCTGCCTGGAACCTCCACGAATAGCAACGTCGCGCCCCTCTGCCAAATAACCGTGAAAATCGGCAACGAAGCCATCGTGAAAAGGCATATCCTGGGATCTAAGCTGTTCtacaaaagaggaagaagaccCAAGTATCAGATGGAGGAGGAGGCTTTGCCCCAAGAGAGCGACCCAGAAACCAACAGAGACAGCCCGCTTGGGCTCTGCCAGTCCGAGTGTGTGGAAATGAATGAGATGTTCGATGATGCCAGTGACCAGGATTCCACAGACAAGCCGTGGCGTCCTTACTACAACTACAAACCCAAAAAGAAGTCCAGACAgctgagaaaaatgaggaaagtcAACTGGAAGAAGGAACACGAAAACAGGAGCCCAAGCACTCAGTGCAGATACCCGGCAGAACCGGACCGTGCCGTGGCCAAGGCCCCGCAGGAGAAGGCCtttgaggaagaagaaaacaaggagaTGCCCAAGTTGCAGTGTGAACTCTGTGATGGGGACAAAGCCTCGGGGGCTGGCAGCCAAGGAAGGCCCCACCGGCACCTCACCGCCAGGCCTTACGCCTGCGAGCTCTGCGCCAAGCAGTTCCAGAGCCCTTCCACCCTCAAGATGCACATGAGGTGCCACACCGGGGAGAAGCCCTACCCGTGCAAGACCTGCGGGCGGCGCTTTTCGGTGCAGGGCAACTTGCAGAAACACGAACGCATCCACCTGGGTGTGAAGGAGTTCATCTGTCAGTACTGCAACAAGGCGTTCACCTTGAACGAGACCCTCAAAATCCACGAGAGGATCCACACCGGCGAAAAGCGTTACCACTGTCAGTTCTGCTTTCAGAGTTTTTTGTACCTTTCCACAAAAAGGAATCATGAGCAGAGGCACATTTGGGAGCATGATGGGAAGGGCTACGCCTGCTTCCAGTGCCCCAAAATTTGCAAAACAGCCGCTGCCCTTGGAATGCACCAGAAGAAACACTTGTTCAAAAGTCCAAGTCAGCGGGAGAAAGTAGAAGGTGACATGTGCCAGGAAAACTCAAACCCCCTGGAGAACGCACATGTCAATGACTCGGAAGACAGTGACCAAAAGGATAACATACAAACCATTGTTGAAAATGTCCTTTGA
- the ZBTB38 gene encoding zinc finger and BTB domain-containing protein 38 isoform X1, with the protein MWQPCSGPANSLPRTHTLMTVMSLSRDLKDDLHSDTVLSILNEQRIRGILCDVTIIVEDTKFKAHSNVLAASSLYFKNIFWSHTICISSHVLELDDLKAEVFTEILNYIYSSTVVVKRQETVTDLAAAGKKLGISFLEDLTDRNFSNSPGPYVFCITEKGVVKEEKNEKRHEEPAITNGPRITNAFSIIETENSNNMFSPLDLRASFKKVSDSMRSTSLCLERTDVCHEAEPVRTLAEHSYAVSSVAEAYRNPPVREHDSSSPAKTGKENGEALAGKPKTCRKPKTVSIPQDSESAAENTPPPPVASLEVNQERSPQPAAILPPSKSNNEGDGRFSKEDENKSSDMPGPPAVEVPPLVYNCSCCSKSFDSSTLLSAHMQLHKPTQEPLVCKYCNKQFSTLNRLDRHEQICMRSSHMPVPGGNQRFLENYPTIGQNGSSFTGPEPLLSENRIGEFSGPGSTLPETDHMVKFVNGQMLYSCVVCKRSYVTLSSLRRHANVHSWRRTYPCHYCNKVFALAEYRTRHEIWHTGERRYQCIFCLETFMTYYILKNHQKSFHAIDHRLSISKKTANGGLKPSVYPYKLYRLLPMKCKRAPYKSYRNSSYENARENSQMNESAPGPYVIQNTHSSELPTLSFQDRINTLTHGSAVPLETSVRQEVPASANAQSTEGTKWGEEALKVDLDNNFYSTEVSVSSTENAVSSNLPVGDGPVSSLSNGSENAASVISYSGSAPSVIVHSSQFSSVIMHSNAVAAMSSSSHRAPTDPAASQALKDDRRLEPDKAGRAVSRPKSVKEKKKTVPCNKAEVAEEPKYSADPGGSLSKTTSMKETSKIETYIAKPALPGTSTNSNVAPLCQITVKIGNEAIVKRHILGSKLFYKRGRRPKYQMEEEALPQESDPETNRDSPLGLCQSECVEMNEMFDDASDQDSTDKPWRPYYNYKPKKKSRQLRKMRKVNWKKEHENRSPSTQCRYPAEPDRAVAKAPQEKAFEEEENKEMPKLQCELCDGDKASGAGSQGRPHRHLTARPYACELCAKQFQSPSTLKMHMRCHTGEKPYPCKTCGRRFSVQGNLQKHERIHLGVKEFICQYCNKAFTLNETLKIHERIHTGEKRYHCQFCFQSFLYLSTKRNHEQRHIWEHDGKGYACFQCPKICKTAAALGMHQKKHLFKSPSQREKVEGDMCQENSNPLENAHVNDSEDSDQKDNIQTIVENVL; encoded by the coding sequence ATGACAGTCATGTCCCTTTCCAGGGACCTCAAGGACGACTTGCACAGTGACACAGTGCTCTCCATCTTAAATGAGCAGCGCATTCGGGGCATTTTATGTGATGTCACCATTATTGTGGAAGACACCAAATTTAAAGCCCACAGCAATGTCCTAGCTGCTTCAAgcctttatttcaaaaatatcttttggaGCCATACAATCTGTATCTCCAGCCATGTCCTGGAACTGGATGATCTCAAAGCTGAAGTGTTTacagaaattcttaattatatCTACAGCTCCACAGTTGTCGTCAAGAGACAGGAAACAGTCACCGATCTTGCAGCTGCAGGAAAGAAGCTGGGAATATCCTTCTTGGAGGATCTTACTGATCGCAACTTCTCAAATTCCCCTGGTCCCTATGTATTTTGCATTACTGAAAAAGGAgtggttaaagaagaaaaaaatgaaaaaaggcatGAAGAACCTGCGATCACCAATGGGCCAAGGATCACAAATGCATTTTCCATCATTGAAACAGAAAATAGTAATAACATGTTTTCTCCACTGGACTTGAGGGCGAGCTTTAAAAAGGTCTCCGACTCCATGAGAAGCACTAGCCTTTGCCTGGAGAGGACTGACGTGTGCCACGAGGCGGAGCCCGTCCGCACCCTAGCTGAGCACTCGTACGCCGTTTCTTCCGTGGCCGAGGCCTACAGAAATCCGCCTGTACGTGAGCATGACAGCAGTTCCCCTGCTAAGACAGGTAAAGAAAATGGTGAAGCTCTTGCAGGAAAGCCGAAAACATGCCGGAAGCCAAAGACAGTCTCCATACCCCAGGATTCTGAGTCAGCTGCAGAAAACACACCACCCCCTCCAGTAGCCAGCTTAGAGGTTAATCAAGAAAGAAGTCCACAGCCAGCTGCAATTCTTCCTCCTTCCAAATCTAACAACGAAGGAGATGGCCGTTTTTCCAAGGAAGATGAAAATAAGTCCTCTGACATGCCTGGGCCACCGGCTGTGGAGGTCCCACCTCTCGTTTACAATTGCAGCTGTTGTTCCAAATCCTTTGACAGTAGCACTTTGCTCAGTGCCCACATGCAGCTTCACAAGCCGACCCAGGAGCCGTTAGTGTGCAAATACTGCAACAAGCAGTTCAGCACTTTGAACAGACTGGATCGGCATGAGCAGATTTGTATGAGGTCAAGCCACATGCCGGTTCCTGGGGGAAATCAACGCTTTCTAGAAAACTATCCTACCATTGGACAGAATGGAAGTTCATTCACAGGTCCAGAACCCCTATTATCTGAAAATAGGATTGGTGAATTTTCCGGTCCTGGAAGTACCTTGCCAGAAACGGACCACATGGTTAAATTTGTTAACGGGCAAATGCTCTACAGTTGTGTTGTATGCAAACGTAGTTATGTGACTTTATCCAGCCTCCGAAGACATGCAAACGTTCACTCCTGGAGAAGAACATATCCTTGTCATTACTGCAACAAAGTATTTGCATTGGCGGAGTACAGGACAAGACATGAAATTTGGCACACGGGAGAAAGGCGCTATCAGTGCATTTTCTGCCTTGAAACTTTCATGACCTACTATATTCTCAAAAACCATCAGAAGTCTTTCCATGCCATAGATCACAGACTTTCCATCAgtaaaaaaacagcaaatggaggCCTGAAGCCTAGTGTCTATCCATATAAACTTTACAGGCTACTGCCTATGAAATGCAAGAGGGCTCCTTATAAAAGCTACCGAAACTCTTCCTATGAAAATGCCCGGGAAAACAGTCAGATGAACGAGTCTGCACCTGGTCCCTATGTGATTCAGAACACACACAGCTCCGAGTTACCGACCTTGAGTTTCCAAGACCGCATCAACACCTTGACCCATGGTTCGGCTGTCCCCTTGGAAACATCTGTACGTCAGGAGGTCCCGGCTTCTGCCAACGCACAGAGCACAGAGGGGACCAAATGGGGGGAGGAGGCACTGAAAGTTGATCTGGACAATAACTTTTATTCCACGGAGGTGTCCGTTTCTTCCACTGAAAACGCGGTGAGCTCCAACCTCCCGGTAGGGGACGGGCCTGTTTCATCTCTGAGTAACGGCAGTGAGAACGCGGCCTCCGTGATCAGCTACAGCGGCTCGGCTCCGTCGGTCATCGTGCACAGTAGCCAGTTCTCATCAGTGATCATGCACAGCAACGCCGTTGCTGCCAtgagcagcagcagccacagagCCCCCACGGACCCGGCTGCCAGTCAGGCCCTGAAGGATGACCGCAGACTCGAGCCCGATAAAGCTGGCAGAGCTGTCAGCCGACCCAAAAGcgttaaggagaaaaagaaaaccgtGCCGTGTAACAAGGCAGAAGTAGCCGAGGAGCCAAAGTACAGTGCTGATCCCGGAGGGTCGTTGAGCAAAACCACAAGCATGAAAGAAACCAGTAAAATTGAGACCTACATTGCAAAGCCCGCTCTGCCTGGAACCTCCACGAATAGCAACGTCGCGCCCCTCTGCCAAATAACCGTGAAAATCGGCAACGAAGCCATCGTGAAAAGGCATATCCTGGGATCTAAGCTGTTCtacaaaagaggaagaagaccCAAGTATCAGATGGAGGAGGAGGCTTTGCCCCAAGAGAGCGACCCAGAAACCAACAGAGACAGCCCGCTTGGGCTCTGCCAGTCCGAGTGTGTGGAAATGAATGAGATGTTCGATGATGCCAGTGACCAGGATTCCACAGACAAGCCGTGGCGTCCTTACTACAACTACAAACCCAAAAAGAAGTCCAGACAgctgagaaaaatgaggaaagtcAACTGGAAGAAGGAACACGAAAACAGGAGCCCAAGCACTCAGTGCAGATACCCGGCAGAACCGGACCGTGCCGTGGCCAAGGCCCCGCAGGAGAAGGCCtttgaggaagaagaaaacaaggagaTGCCCAAGTTGCAGTGTGAACTCTGTGATGGGGACAAAGCCTCGGGGGCTGGCAGCCAAGGAAGGCCCCACCGGCACCTCACCGCCAGGCCTTACGCCTGCGAGCTCTGCGCCAAGCAGTTCCAGAGCCCTTCCACCCTCAAGATGCACATGAGGTGCCACACCGGGGAGAAGCCCTACCCGTGCAAGACCTGCGGGCGGCGCTTTTCGGTGCAGGGCAACTTGCAGAAACACGAACGCATCCACCTGGGTGTGAAGGAGTTCATCTGTCAGTACTGCAACAAGGCGTTCACCTTGAACGAGACCCTCAAAATCCACGAGAGGATCCACACCGGCGAAAAGCGTTACCACTGTCAGTTCTGCTTTCAGAGTTTTTTGTACCTTTCCACAAAAAGGAATCATGAGCAGAGGCACATTTGGGAGCATGATGGGAAGGGCTACGCCTGCTTCCAGTGCCCCAAAATTTGCAAAACAGCCGCTGCCCTTGGAATGCACCAGAAGAAACACTTGTTCAAAAGTCCAAGTCAGCGGGAGAAAGTAGAAGGTGACATGTGCCAGGAAAACTCAAACCCCCTGGAGAACGCACATGTCAATGACTCGGAAGACAGTGACCAAAAGGATAACATACAAACCATTGTTGAAAATGTCCTTTGA